A window of Mercenaria mercenaria strain notata chromosome 16, MADL_Memer_1, whole genome shotgun sequence contains these coding sequences:
- the LOC123540711 gene encoding innexin unc-9-like isoform X2 has protein sequence MVIGYFAGLPSLKRFGSSRCDDWVDRLNHVHTSLLLLTLAILISTTHLVGSPIKCWVPAEFDDEDEHTNSFEHYIHNYCWMRNTYYIPMLDVIPTDVSRRQEEEITYYQWVPLILLLQAFLFKLPFILWKMLHVASGLNLSSLCKTAELTQCTSPEDRKGAIESLVFVMEKWIHSHQPYKHNALARAKARFSHVFCFYCNKREGTFLTGLYLFIKVLYFANVVGQIFLLNAFITTDQGSMYGLEWLQSFRSGSKVMESQRFPRVTLCDFLIRQMNNVQRYTVQCVLPINLFNEKIFLFLWFWFCFVAILSGYNFIKWIILIVVKRNNYDYVKKYLKLGGRTLQASDKQLCKKFAEKYLRDDGCFVARMVGMNSTDMVIMDMFSDLFAEYKERQKPDSSDENSHGHAVPEQ, from the exons AT GGTTATCGGCTATTTCGCAGGACTTCCCTCCCTGAAGCGGTTTGGTTCGAGCCGTTGTGATGATTGGGTAGACCGCCTCAATCATGTTCACACGTCTTTGCTACTCCTTACTTTGGCCATTCTTATCAGCACAACACATTTGGTTGGCAGCCCTATAAAGTGCTGGGTACCAGCTGAGTTTGATGATGAAGACGAGCACACGAATTCGTTCGAACACTATATCCACAACTACTGCTGGATGAGGAATACTTACTACATACCAATGCTTGACGTTATTCCAACAGACGTCAGTCGTCGGCAG GAAGAGGAAATCACATACTATCAATGGGTTCCGTTGATTCTTCTGCTTCAAGCGTTCCTTTTCAAGCTTCCATTTATTTTATGGAAAATGCTTCATGTCGCCTCAGGTCTGAATCTTAGCAGTCTTTGTAAAACTGCCGAGCTTACACAGTGCACATCACCGGAAGACCGCAAGGGGGCGATAGAGTCTCTCGTCTTTGTTATGGAGAAATGGATACACAGCCACCAACCGTATAAACACAATGCCCTGGCGCGAGCCAAGGCGCGGTTTTCTCACGTGTTTTGTTTCTATTGCAACAAGAGAGAAGGAACATTCCTAACTGGTCTTTACTTGTTCATTAAAGTCCTTTACTTTGCAAATGTGGTTGGACAGATATTTCTTCTGAATGCATTCATTACAACTGACCAAGGTAGCATGTATGGACTAGAATGGCTGCAGTCGTTTagaagtggttctaaagttatggaAAGTCAGCGTTTTCCTAGAGTGACTCTCTGTGACTTCTTGATTCGACAAATGAACAATGTGCAAAG GTATACGGTACAGTGTGTATTACCCATAAATTTATTCAatgagaaaatatttctttttctctgGTTTTGGTTCTGTTTCGTCGCCATACTTAGTGGATATAACTTCATCAAG TGGATAATCTTGATTGTGGTAAAGAGGAACAACTATGATTATGTAAAGAAATATCTAAAACTTGGTGGAAGGACACTCCAGGCTTCTGATAAACAGTTGTGCAAAAAGTTTGCTGAAAAATATCTAAG GGATGACGGGTGCTTCGTGGCCAGAATGGTGGGAATGAATTCAACAGACATGGTGATCATGGACATGTTTAGCGACTTGTTTGCGGAATACAAGGAAAGACAAAAGCCTGATTCTTCGGACGAAAACAGTCATGGTCACGCAGTTCCGGAACAGTAG
- the LOC123540711 gene encoding innexin unc-9-like isoform X1 — protein sequence MMPVIGYFAGLPSLKRFGSSRCDDWVDRLNHVHTSLLLLTLAILISTTHLVGSPIKCWVPAEFDDEDEHTNSFEHYIHNYCWMRNTYYIPMLDVIPTDVSRRQEEEITYYQWVPLILLLQAFLFKLPFILWKMLHVASGLNLSSLCKTAELTQCTSPEDRKGAIESLVFVMEKWIHSHQPYKHNALARAKARFSHVFCFYCNKREGTFLTGLYLFIKVLYFANVVGQIFLLNAFITTDQGSMYGLEWLQSFRSGSKVMESQRFPRVTLCDFLIRQMNNVQRYTVQCVLPINLFNEKIFLFLWFWFCFVAILSGYNFIKWIILIVVKRNNYDYVKKYLKLGGRTLQASDKQLCKKFAEKYLRDDGCFVARMVGMNSTDMVIMDMFSDLFAEYKERQKPDSSDENSHGHAVPEQ from the exons ATGATGCC GGTTATCGGCTATTTCGCAGGACTTCCCTCCCTGAAGCGGTTTGGTTCGAGCCGTTGTGATGATTGGGTAGACCGCCTCAATCATGTTCACACGTCTTTGCTACTCCTTACTTTGGCCATTCTTATCAGCACAACACATTTGGTTGGCAGCCCTATAAAGTGCTGGGTACCAGCTGAGTTTGATGATGAAGACGAGCACACGAATTCGTTCGAACACTATATCCACAACTACTGCTGGATGAGGAATACTTACTACATACCAATGCTTGACGTTATTCCAACAGACGTCAGTCGTCGGCAG GAAGAGGAAATCACATACTATCAATGGGTTCCGTTGATTCTTCTGCTTCAAGCGTTCCTTTTCAAGCTTCCATTTATTTTATGGAAAATGCTTCATGTCGCCTCAGGTCTGAATCTTAGCAGTCTTTGTAAAACTGCCGAGCTTACACAGTGCACATCACCGGAAGACCGCAAGGGGGCGATAGAGTCTCTCGTCTTTGTTATGGAGAAATGGATACACAGCCACCAACCGTATAAACACAATGCCCTGGCGCGAGCCAAGGCGCGGTTTTCTCACGTGTTTTGTTTCTATTGCAACAAGAGAGAAGGAACATTCCTAACTGGTCTTTACTTGTTCATTAAAGTCCTTTACTTTGCAAATGTGGTTGGACAGATATTTCTTCTGAATGCATTCATTACAACTGACCAAGGTAGCATGTATGGACTAGAATGGCTGCAGTCGTTTagaagtggttctaaagttatggaAAGTCAGCGTTTTCCTAGAGTGACTCTCTGTGACTTCTTGATTCGACAAATGAACAATGTGCAAAG GTATACGGTACAGTGTGTATTACCCATAAATTTATTCAatgagaaaatatttctttttctctgGTTTTGGTTCTGTTTCGTCGCCATACTTAGTGGATATAACTTCATCAAG TGGATAATCTTGATTGTGGTAAAGAGGAACAACTATGATTATGTAAAGAAATATCTAAAACTTGGTGGAAGGACACTCCAGGCTTCTGATAAACAGTTGTGCAAAAAGTTTGCTGAAAAATATCTAAG GGATGACGGGTGCTTCGTGGCCAGAATGGTGGGAATGAATTCAACAGACATGGTGATCATGGACATGTTTAGCGACTTGTTTGCGGAATACAAGGAAAGACAAAAGCCTGATTCTTCGGACGAAAACAGTCATGGTCACGCAGTTCCGGAACAGTAG